CCTCGCCTTGCTCGCCGGATTGTTGATCCTGTTTGTGAACATTTGCGTAGGTCTAATGCAAAGTCGCTTGTGTTGGAGTGTGCGCGAACTGTTGCTTTGAGCCTTGCTGATTATGATGAAGCTGTGAGGTTAGTTGTTGAGAAGGTGGGGGAATTTTTGGCTTCTGAAGATGATGCTAATCTTCGGTATCTCGGCCTGCATGTGCTCTCGATGCTCGGGCCAAGACATTCTTGGGCGGTGGAGATGAACAAGGAGCTTGTCATCAAGTCTCTCTGTGATCCTGACACTAATATCCGGCGGGAGGCATTGTTCTTGATAATGGAGATGTTGTTTGAGAGCAATGTGGTTGACATCTCTATGCTTCTTGTCGGTTTTGCGTCCAAGTCGATGCCCAACCCAGAGTTCTGCAATGACATATTGGAAGCTGTACTCTCGGCTTGTGGGAGGAATGTGTATGAGCTAGTGATGGATTTTGATTGGTATGTTGGGCTTCTTGGGCAGATGTCGCGAAACCCACATTGTGCAAAGAGTGATGAGATTGAGAGGCAGATTGTGGATATTGGGCTGAGGGTGAAGGATGCGAGGCCAGAGCTTGTTCGTATTGCTCGTGATCTCTTGATTGATCCTACGTTGCTTGGAAATCATTCAATTCACAGGATACTGTCTGCTGCTGCTTGGATTTCAGGGGAGTATGCTGAGTTTTCGAGGAACCCTTTGGAGCTCTTGGAAGCATTGCTGCAGCCGAGAACCAATCTTCTGCCAACATCGGTGAGAGCTGTTTATATTCAGGCAGTATTTAAGGTTCTCACTTTTTGTTTCTGCTCGTACTTTGAGAGATTAGAGTCTGGTCACATGTTATCATCTCTTGGAAATCCGATTGCTGGAACAGGATGCCAAGAAGAATCTGATGTTTCCACTGTTGTATTTGGAAAAGGTGACAATGCTGCAGTCGGAAATTTGAATAATACTGGTGCTATTGGTTGTAAACCAGATTCTTTGTCAGGTTCAGTAAATTTGGATGAACAATTTACTCATGCATCTGTCTTGCGCATGTTGAATTTGATTGAGACTGCGATGATTACCCTCTCAGATTGGGGTGAAGTTGAGATTCAGGATAGGGCACTGAGTGTATTATGTCTGATTCACATGTTGCAAAGATTTCAAGTTTGGAACAGGGATGAGGAGGGACTGAGGAAAGATCGCAGAGTCAGTGAGTTTGCCAACCTGATGTCTGGTGTATTTAACCAAGAACTAGGCCCAGTTTCAGCAAATTCTCAGAAGAGAGTTTCTGTTCCTGATGGACTTATTCTCAAGGAAAATCTAGCTGATCTGACAGCAGTTATAGGTGAGGAAGTTAATGTTTCTGTGTCTGCTTCAACATCATTTTTCCATCGAAAAACATCACAATGGGGAAACAGGGGAGGAATCCAAAATATTGACAGAGTCCACCTCTCTACTTAGTGAACACCGTAAGAGGCATGAATTATATTATCTTCCTGCTGGTAAAGATGAAGCCCAATCAAATGATTACCCCCCTGCTAATGACCCTCAACTTCCAGTCAGTCAAGGTGGTGCTTCTGAGGGTCTTGTTGAGTTGACTGATCAACCATTGTTGTCCAGACATAGAAAGCCCACAAAACCACGGCCTGTAGTGGTGAAGTTAGATGACGTAGATGTGCGAGAAAATTCTGCACCGAAATCAACAATGGACTTGAAAGATGATTTACTTTCTGGTGTTGTTTGTGATGTCCTTCTTGGCAATGAAGATAAACCCACGAAATCTCAGAGGAAGTCTTCAAAATCccagagaagaaaaaaagatcgACCAACACATATTGAGCCTGCATATCAATTGAGAGAGAGTGGAAATTTGGTTCATGTGGAACATGGGAGCTCAAGTTCTAAAATCAGTAGACATGGCCACAGTAAAGGAAAACAAAGTAGCTCACAGGGAATTGAGGATAAAGAAGATGGAAGCCAGAAGAATATGACGAATAGTCAACATCATTACAGAAAGCACAAACATAAACAGGATAGGGATGCTCTTCCAAATTTGCTGCCACAAACCCCGGTAATCCAAGATTTTTTGTTGTGATTGATTCTCTGCTtcatatatacatgtgtatttgttcTTGAGTTCGTTCCTTTGGCACTGTGAATTTCTATCCATTTACTGTGGTATGAATATATTTGTTCCAGTTTTTACTGCCATTGCACTGATATCACTTCTTCCTTGCAGATCAAATGTTGTgttcttttgattgattttttctgGTAAAACtgctttcatttatttaaattatctaTTCAGATGTACATATAGTATGACCAACTTCAAGACTTTTCTAACCTGAATGACATTAAGATACTgccttattttataaatgatgaAAAAACTGGGACATAATGTATGTAAGCTATAAAATCACATCTTTGGTTTATGCCTTTTAATGTTTGTCTAATAAATTGAGAGGAATTTAGAACTATACACTTTTGATTATTGTAGTTCctaatgttttaataattttgtcaGGCTCATGTGATTATATTATACCATCTTGCAGGTCTAGTGCCAATTTAGATAAGACCTTTTGTtacaaatcaattttcttttcatcagcTGCAAATTAACATGTAATTATTTATAACTTTTAAATACTATTGAACTTGAGGTTCTTGGCACTGTTTCAAATTCATGCATGTTAACTAAAGGACATGTATTCTATTCTATCATACTTGCGATCCTCTCCCATGCACCATCACCATAGCTTATGGCTTCTGCAAATTATTATGATAGCCACAGCTCAACATGATTCTGTCCCTAATAATTCTCTATGCTTTCTcatttactcattttttatcAATCaagattgtatatatatttttttatgttaaatttattattgtcaTAACATTATAAACTCCTCGAAAATTTTAGCTTTTCTATGATCTATTTTGTTCAGATTTAAAAGAGAATTGCATGTCTTACTAATGTAGGGTTATTTTCATGAAAATACATAGATATAAATTTGTGTCCTTGGATGAACAATTCCATGACAAACATCGTGCAGAGCACTCTGTGCTGTGAAACATTACTCTTTCaagttaaatttttagtttCAGCATATCAACTATGTGAAATTTAGTATCCTCAAAAAGAATATAGGTTTCAACTAATGAGCATCAAGCTAACTACATATGCTGGAGTTCTAACTTTCGCTATCAAATTTTCTATTGGTGTTATGGTTATGactaattagtttatttttatttttataaatcatttgATGGAAGATGCACACTAGGTAAATTcttattatttcaatttcttTCTTGTTGGTGTTCATTTTCATGTAATATATATCATTTGAATTCCTTAAATCCTCAGCTATCATTTGAGCAAGTCAAAATCACGATGCTCAGAGAGATATTGTAGTTCGTGACATTTTCACATCCAGAAAATTCCCATTTGACTGATAACAGCTGAAATCGCTTTTAACCCTCAATTTTATAAGTTTCCATTGCTGCCTTCAAGATGTTTGCTGCATTTTACCAAGTTTTAACAATGATACGAATCCAGCATGAGTTAATCTTTTAAATGATTGTGTTGAATTAGCAAAGCATAAGTTTACTTGTTGCAGTTACCGAATTTGCTATCAATTTGCTCTTGCCTTAGAAAAAAATCTACTTTTGTGACCTCTATTTTGATGGATTTCTTGAGATACAGTTTCTCAAATCCTTTGGGTAATGTAGGTTGTTGTCATGGTTAGTCTAGTCTAGACATGTTGGGTCCCTGCAGTCCGATTAGATTCAGTTTCTTTCTATAGGTAAATGTATCCTGTTGTAAAGTAtattttaatctttatattCTTAAAAATACATTATgacttttgtgtttttttatagcTTCCTATATTATGTGGCGTAGcgtatttatatttaaaagagaaagaaaaatttattaaaataccttctgatttgtctttttattgatttgagACTTGTAGTTTGTGTTGTAACATTTTAGTAACTTGTAAGTTAAactgtttgaaaaaaaaatatcaaagtgtTTAACtctgttgaaaaaaaaaataccaaagtGTTTAACTCTGTTAATTTAAACATGAATTTAGCTTTTTACGCTTATTTGtattactaaaatacatactaattaaaaaaattcaaatcaacctttaattataacttaaatattttttaaatactatgTAAATAGACATAATGGTTTTTATTAGCAAATATTtatgtaatataaataaaaagaaaaaataaattcaattttatttttatgttatgtcaataaaaattaataaacggTTTAAACTAAAGAGTGTTATAATTCAAACTACATATTCCgaattaatataaaagtaaattacaagatattttttataattttacctattttaaaaatgtgcaCAACCTTTGGACTGTTCATATAAAGTTCGTTTTGATGTGAATCACTTATATAGTTCACATGAtaatattcatttctttttttaattaatcaataacGAGGTGGAAGCTAATGGCTTATGTGGCTGTTGACCTATTGGGTCCACCTGACAAAAACGCCGcatggataaattttttttaattttttttaatgttttctccATTAACTATATGTGATGTGGCATGACCGCATGAGTTATCATGTcaacataattttctttttttatctttctcttttctctcttttgctTTTCATCTCTAGCTCGACTCTCGAGGCTCCTCTGCATTCTTCAATTCCTTCTGTAAATTTTATGAGTGGGTACTCAAGATTTACCATATATCactttgagcactaacttttaatttgtatcaaagtgAGCATTAAGTTTcgatttaatttcaaaaatgtaTAATTGAGGGTTTCCAGTGAAAATTGGATGACGTGGTTGCCGGGAAGTAGATGTGGACGTCGGAGGACCACGTCAGATGCTTGCGTGGAGCGGGACACCTCAGCAACTTACACAGCTGTGCTTGTTTGTTTCCACGTAGGACGACATGTCATCAAGTTAAAGGGCTTTTGCTTTTCCCCTTCGTCCCCTCCATCTCGTGCCTTCTTCTCCGACCCCTTCGTCCTCTACATCGCAGAGAAATTTGAGGACTACCTCCGTCCTCCGTCCTCCCTTCTTTCCCTTCTATCCATCCGAGCCCTCTCCTCCCAATCCTTTTTAGCCAAAAGTCATCACGACAGTAAGCCATGGCAGTGCCCCCTGTCGCCAGTGATCCCGCCCCACCCTCCGTTTacccctctctctctttctccaccCTCCTTGTCACCCGGTGAATCACCGCTCCCGCCCCTCCATCCCGTCCTTTTTACTCctctctctttgtttttatttttattatttctctctctaattttattttattttttaaaataccccCAGCCGAAGAATCTATAATCTATctctgttttaatttttattatttctctctctaattttattttattttttaaaataccccCAGCCGAAGAATCTatctctgtttttatttttatttctctttttattttattttttaaaataccacCACCGCTTTGATTCccccttgattttgattttgattttttgaaagtattctctctttttattttattttttaatgtaacctattaatattttataaattattttatttagtatatttaaaaaacatctatcttttagttttagtttttacaaattagtttatacaatatataaaattatatttttatttgagtttttttaaaatttaattttttgcacttatttttataaattaaattataaatggtGAGAGGCTACATGGTCTGGTATTAGGGAGAAGATGAAGCCATTGGCAAGAAGTTTGCCTTCATGTGTGTTGATGTAATTTTCAGGaatataatgccaatcctaATCAATAATAGAAATCCATATATAACTACATGAACTCaataaattattctttaaaatCATAGCGTGAAAATATCATCTacaattcattaaattaattattagaatACACATAACCAACTGCTCAATAGATATCATCTACCATTCGACCATTCCTACAACTCACCCAAGCACAAAGATAACACATAAAAGGAAACACCAAAATAATCCATCAATTGTCTGTTACAATATATTAGTTGGTTAAAACTATACAAAAGTTATTTCTACAACAGTTATTTAATATATGATTGATTCCATTTTTGAAGccacaaaaaatcaaaatttgatcaATATTTGACCTTACAATGatcatttaaacaaaacaaaagaaaaatatcaacATCCTCCATGACCTGGAGGAATccacaattttctttttttccatgcAACATCTTTCTCCATGCCTTCCAATGGTTTCTCTTTCATCTGGGACCTCAGAACAGGGTTTCTAAGTATATTGCTCTCCTTGTTTCTTGGAATTTTGCTCTTATCTTTCTCCATTGGTACATGTTGCTTCTCTGTCTGCTCAGTGGCTATTTGCATCTCCACTGAAGTTGTGGATTTTTTCTTCCCTCCTCTTGTGATAATTTTTCCTCTTCTACCCCATCTTTGACTGGCAATTGATGAAGTCTGCAGATCATATAATTGAGATGTAACTTTCACTTGCTGAGTTGAGGACTCTCTTTGGTTATGTCCAAATGCATCACATACATCACTTCCAATCATGCAATCAACCTAAATGCGCATCAAGGTTTAATTCACATGAATGATGAGCAAATGAGTAATATTGGTTGCTTCTTCTAATTAAAACCAATTTCACCTGTGTAGTTCCCTCTCCTTGTGATTGCTCAAGAGCTTCAGGTGTTTCATGTGGCTCAGCTACCTAAACTCCACCCATGAGGTCAAATTAACTTTGTTCTGAAAAAATTGTTAACTAAGatagagaaataattaaaactacttGCAGTATACCTGTGATAGAGAGTCACATTGAACAGGTTCAGCTGTTTCATGTGCCTTATTCATATGGGTTGTTATGAGGTCAACCTTCAATTATATATGCAAGTATACAAAAATTAAGTCAGCAACAAATAATAGAAGTCATAATTATTCCTACAAATACCTGATGGTAATGCTCTTCTAAGACATCAGGGTCAAGTGTTGTCCTTGGGTCATTGTCAGGGACCTACCCAATTTGGGCATCAACATATTGTTATACACAATATTCTATATTAGACACAAGTCACTCACCTGATTGTTGTTTGGTGTCTCGCTAGTGTTTCCATTTACACCCTGTGAAGTATGCAGGTCAGACATAGTACATCACAtatgaggaaaaaaattaagaaaaaattaaagccTTTACTAGCTTTGAGATTAAGTACCTTTGACCCATGAAACCTTTTATTGTGGCCAACAACACCACATATGCTACAGGTAACCTTGAATCCTTTCCTGCTGACATTACCTTTCCTGAAACCTATATCTTCACCAGCCTCCTTTCTTCGAAGCATTGTTTTCCTTCCTCTTCGTTGTTGTGCAGGCTCAGGTGGTTTCATAGGACAATTTTGACTCCTAGGCCAGCAATCCCTGCCTTGAGTGGGGTTTAAAATGTGCCTATAGGTTGCTAGAAATTTGCTAACCCTATAACATTCATTTATGTGGTTCTCAGGCCTATCATGGTTATAGTATATTGAGGAAATAGCATGAACACAAGGTATTCCAGTAAGCTGCCATCTTCTACAAGTGCATGTTTTTTCATTGATATTCACCACAAACTGCCCATCACCACATGCTACTTGGTACTGGTTGCCCCCTGACCATGTAGTTCTACATAAAAAATTGAATGTCTTTGTCTTCTccaattttttcaaaatctttggACAGtgcatattttgaaatttttccaTGGCATCCCTTCTTCTTTGCACCCTCACCATTAGCTTTGTCCTAATGATTTCATTCATTGTGATAATACCTTTGGTTCTTGCATCTAAGATTATACTATTAAAACATTCACATAGATTGTTCAATAACATGTCACACTTAAATTGACTTCTAAAATGTGACCTAGACCAGTGGCGAGGGTCTATTTTCTTCAGGTACTCACAAGCCTCTGGAGACATAACTTTTAGGGCTTCTAGTTCTTTCACAAAGGCAGGGATATAAGAAGCTTTGGCACATCTCCATAGTTGGTCTTTTAGTATTTTACCACTCCACTTTCTCCTAAAGTTAGTGTGTATGTGTCTAACACAAAATCTGTGCTCACTATTAGGGAATAAGTCTTCAACTGCAGGTATTAAACCCTACAAAATAGATTTAGGGTTTGCATCAACATGCCCAAAACAAATAAACAGAAGCAATACATGAATAAGAAACACAGAACACACAAGTAAATTAGAGTATGATTCATTAACATAAACACACATACCTTTTGGCGATCACTCATGAAAGCCCAATGATTACTATTGTTAATTCCCAAGTCTCCAGCTAACAACTCCAAGAACCAGCTCCAATTATCATGGTTTTCTTTGTCCACCCTAGCCCATgctatgggatagatgcaatcatttgcatctagtCCCACAGCAGTGAGCAAATGACCCCCAAAATAACCCTTCAAAAAGCATCCATCCAATGAAATTATTGGTCTGCAACCTTTCAAGAAACCCTGTCTTCAGTGGTTCCAAGCACACATACATACACTGGAATGTCCCTTCAAGGCATTTGAACATAACAGTTGAGTTTGGATGTGCTCGCAGAAGTTCAAGCCTATAATCAAATAGCCTTTTCACCTGTTCTTGCTCATCACCATCTACcaaacttgaaacattaatgTTGCAAGAGTTAGTACAATGGGATAAAGagataataaatgaagaagcaATATAAATTGTATACATTACCTCTTCGCAATATTCCTGGCCCTCCAAGCTTTGAGTCTACTAATGTCAACTTGTTGGTTACTCCTGACAGCTTGAATGATGCCATTGATTGACCATGTAGGATCAGCTCTAAATTGGTCCAAATAGTTAAATGCAATCCATTTTGCATTAACATGCCTGATATTGTGGTCTCTCGCACACTCATGGTTCATGTTTCCTGACTTGATTTGAATTGTGTTACGATCTTTGATCATCGGCGCAGCCCATAAATAGAACAGGCAGCCTTTTTTGCATATTGCCTTACATCTCTTGCTATTGTTTGGCCTAAAGTTCATGACGACCCTGTTTTTGATGCCATAATTTCTTACGGCTTCCCTAAACTGCTTGAAGCTGGAAAACTTCATCCCTATCTTGAAATGTGGGTCTTGCATGTCAATTGACTCATTGAACTCTGCATACTTAGGCTTGCAAGGGGCAAGCATTTCTTCATCTGTTGAGGAGCAGGAGTGCAGCTCCTCTGAATCATAGTATTCTTCTCCAATTCCTTCCTCGACTTCACCATACAATTCTGGTATAGTAGTTGCACCTTCTGCATTTGGTACATCGTCTCTTGCAAGACCACTCGCCATTATCATCCGCATCTTTTTCACTTTGCTCAAACTATTATGCGAGTCATGTAGCCCATTGTCATCTTCGATTCGTCTTTGCTCTCAACTCTGGTTTTTGTAAACTATCACAGACTATATCATTTGCACCACCCTCATTTCCATCATCTGTCATAGCATTGGCATTTCCTTGTGGTCCCTTTGCACTATGTAACCCTTGATATGTGGATCCACTCTGTGGTTGGGCATGTATTTCTCCAAAAttggcatcatcatcatcatctaaatGTATGTCAACGTTCTGTTCCACCCTATTTCGAGTTGCTACAGCCCTCTTATCACTAACCATAGCACCTCCAGAACTTGCAACAACTATGTTACCCTTTGCATAAATATTCACTTCCCTAATGGAATCAACAGTAGTGGCCATTGTTAAAGCATCTGCATCACTTGCAATTTCCTTCAAACCCACATTTTCACTTGTTGAATCAAACCATGAAAATGTGCAACTACTAGCATCCATATTCAATTCCTTTGCCATATTCAATAGTTCTATCCTTGACATCTTGTCAGGAcaacaataatcaaaataagaaaCTATGTTGTAGTCATTCCATCTCCTCATTTCAACACTTGTACAATGGAACACTACTGTAAAATAATCTGAATTGGgttctgcaaaaaaaaaatgttagacaAATCTCAGACATAACCATTCAATAATGATTATTTGAACAAAGTTAACTTAATTCAATTCGTTAGGTACTAACTAGTAGGCTTAATAAAGTAATAAACTCACATCAATCAACAAACATAGATGAACATATTTTAACCCTATTGTGCCATCTCTAATAAAGTCCATAAATCTTAGTGCTAAATGTGTGCTGTCTGTCTCTTCTGATGCCTAGGTAACGTACCATAGGCTGTAATAATGTTGTGATATTCTATAATAAGAATAAAGCCCATCAACTTGATGCCGGAATGAACTCCTTGTAGCAACGTCTGTAATATGTCTTATTACTATTACATATCATTATGCTAAAGCTAACAATCTTGaagaatgataaacaaaatCCATCTAATTactattttccttttctaagaAACATCAAAATCTAATGTGAATCCTGCAAAACTTCAACATGTGGTTTTGATattaaatacaaagaaaaactaaCACCATTcctcattaaaaaataataagatatcGGCCAATAACTGATCACCAATTGTGACTAGATGGATACAAAGAAAAAACCCTAAGAAAAGCATCTATTGTCATGATGAGAAACTGATGAGTAAAATAGTGAAACCTTTAACTACTGTACAACTACGGATATTTTTGCCATTCATTTAtagatatatttcaaaaatgaaaGAGTTCCAAACCAATTTACATCAGTTTTCATGATTCTTAAAAATTAGTTGACTAATTACAATTTACAAAAAGAATGGTGCAAGCAACAATGAGTACATGAAATTACATTAACAAAAACATGATTCTGATtgaaaactatttaattttcaCATAATAATCAATTTGCTAGGGTGCAGATCAAGTTGGAATTTGTGAAGGGGTTTAGACCATATATTAGATCATGGACCTAATGATcactcataatatttttttggacaaaGGATAATGTGCAAGCTTAGTTAACCCAACaactgaattataaaataaataacgtAGTTCATTAAAGAGATGCTTGGTGTTAtttattcgaaaaaaaaaaaagatgaatggTGTTATGATCTCTCTTTTATACAAGATATGAAGGCATTGCATTTTAAACAATCAAGCCAGCATCAAGATggatctttctttctatttgtatCCTCATGGTTATGGTCCCTCTTCTATACCAGAGATGAGAGCTAgtgttgaatttaaaatttaaggatAGAAATGAAGCTAGAGCTATCTTTCTATTTGGATCCTCACAGTTATGATCTCTCTTTCATACAAGATAAGGAAGCACTGAATTTTGAATaaccaaaaccaaaatcaaGGTAAagcttcttttccatttttaataAGTATCCCTCATGCTTGCTTTTCAACAGTTACTCAGAATGCATTATCCTAATGAATACTCAAAGTCCTTACTTACCATGTTTAGAAGCTCAAAAGGTATAAATATGCTGCAAGTTCCTTTATTTCTCAACTATAAAACAacatatcattttcattatcggaTCCCTAAGTCATAGGATTAGAGGCGAATCCAATTACATCTTGTCTATAAAGCAAATCCAAACAAGTCACACAAGCTTCTCAAAAACCAGGTCGAAAGGTGAGAAGAGTAAATGATTTCAAGCACCTCCCAGAATGAAATACATGTTCTTCCTCACAATAATAACCAATTTTACAAGTTCATCTACAATAAACTACATCTTGAGTTCCATTTACCCCAAACATATAACAACTCTAAAGGAAAATAGCATTGGACAATGGATATACAACAAGATTGCTTATTCACCCAAAAGCAACAATGAAACGgatcaaaaaaggaaaaaaaaaacatctctcTATTAGACAACATTCAATCGGACCACAAAGACACTTCCGATTTCCCATTTTCTCATTCAGATCATATCGTTCAtaaaaacaaccaacaaaaaaagGCGATCGGATGGCTATCCACCCCAGTCCAAACCCTAAGATTCACAAAAACGATAAGAAAAAGGAAGTGACAATGGAACATGAACATAATTCAACCCTATTCCTTATCacctttaattttataattcaataaTCATATACCATAAATcaggaaaagaaaataacaatggAGATGCTGTCAACCAT
This genomic window from Dioscorea cayenensis subsp. rotundata cultivar TDr96_F1 chromosome 20, TDr96_F1_v2_PseudoChromosome.rev07_lg8_w22 25.fasta, whole genome shotgun sequence contains:
- the LOC120251611 gene encoding LOW QUALITY PROTEIN: AP-3 complex subunit delta (The sequence of the model RefSeq protein was modified relative to this genomic sequence to represent the inferred CDS: inserted 2 bases in 1 codon), which produces MAALVDTLLQRSLDDLIKSLRSQPTLESSIISRSVSEIRREIRSTDPLTKSTALQKLSYLSSLHFLDISWSSFHSLELLPSPSFTFKRLAYLSASLSFHPSSDLLLLATNQLRKDLSPSFPSPVISLALDFLSLTASPDLARDLTPEIHSLLSSPNPSIRTKATATALRIFTRYPDSVRVAFKRLVDNIDSSAAIGVFCELSASDPKPYLPLAPDFYRLLVGSKNNWILIKVLKIFARLAPLEPRLARRIVDPVCEHLRRSNAKSLVLECARTVALSLADYDEAVRLVVEKVGEFLASEDDANLRYLGLHVLSMLGPRHSWAVEMNKELVIKSLCDPDTNIRREALFLIMEMLFESNVVDISMLLVGFASKSMPNPEFCNDILEAVLSACGRNVYELVMDFDWYVGLLGQMSRNPHCAKSDEIERQIVDIGLRVKDARPELVRIARDLLIDPTLLGNHSIHRILSAAAWISGEYAEFSRNPLELLEALLQPRTNLLPTSVRAVYIQAVFKVLTFCFCSYFERLESGHMLSSLGNPIAGTGCQEESDVSTVVFGKGDNAAVGNLNNTGAIGCKPDSLSGSVNLDEQFTHASVLRMLNLIETAMITLSDWGEVEIQDRALSVLCLIHMLQRFQVWNRDEEGLRKDRRVSEFANLMSGVFNQELGPVSANSQKRVSVPDGLILKENLADLTAVIGEEVNVSVSASTSXFSIEKHHNGETGEESKILTESTSLLSEHRKRHELYYLPAGKDEAQSNDYPPANDPQLPVSQGGASEGLVELTDQPLLSRHRKPTKPRPVVVKLDDVDVRENSAPKSTMDLKDDLLSGVVCDVLLGNEDKPTKSQRKSSKSQRRKKDRPTHIEPAYQLRESGNLVHVEHGSSSSKISRHGHSKGKQSSSQGIEDKEDGSQKNMTNSQHHYRKHKHKQDRDALPNLLPQTPVIQDFLL